A region from the Pithys albifrons albifrons isolate INPA30051 chromosome Z, PitAlb_v1, whole genome shotgun sequence genome encodes:
- the LOC139684682 gene encoding uncharacterized PE-PGRS family protein PE_PGRS10-like gives MLGRYWGDAGTVLGRCWDGAGEMGEWGGAGAVLGRCWGGAGTMLGRCWGGAGETLGRCWAVPGRCRGDAGAMPGRCWGGVGAVLGAVLGGAGAVPGRCRGDAGAVLGRCWGGAGGGARAVLGDAGAVLGDVGAVLGGAGAVPGRCWGGAGTGLRLRPALAQPWSGPGGCGSAGGWWDWRWGRHWGSAGAQLGLARPGRGPASPRPGLRRAGPGLFAQPVRVPPSSPPSAGPARTRWGPRAALAAQAAPSGSCSGPAARSASLCVFRVPGTVLGLAAAPLSQPLAGQSRGSCRPHAHVPGAPGRSGLAIDPYRGEHEPAPSVPSGSDPGQSSPLHCPPPPTAPDRPLGLSSVCFLISRDSLGLCERTAVCCAV, from the coding sequence ATGCTGGGGCGGTACTGGGGAGATGCTGGGACGGTACTTGGGAGATGCTGGGACGGTGCTGGGGAAATGGGTGAGTGGGGCGGTGCTGGGGCGGTGCTGGGACGATGCTGGGGCGGTGCTGGGACGATGCTGGGGCGGTGCTGGGGCGGTGCTGGGGAGACGTTGGGGCGGTGCtgggcggtgccggggcggtgccggggcgaTGCCGGGGCGATGCCGGGGCGGTGCTGGGGAGGTGTTGGGGCGGTGCTGGGGGCGGTGCtgggcggtgccggggcggtgccggggcgaTGCCGGGGCGATGCCGGGGCGGTGCTGGGGAGGTGTTGGGGCGGTGCTGGGGGCGGTGCTAGGGCGGTGCTGGGCGATGCCGGGGCGGTGCTGGGCGAtgtgggggctgtgctgggcggtgccggggcggtgccggggaGATGTTGGGGCGGTGCCGGGACGGGGCTGCGGCTGCGCCCTGCTCTGGCCCAGCCCTGGTCCGGCCCCGGCGGCTGCGGCAGCGCGGGAGGTTGGTGGGACTGGCGTTGGGGCCGGCACTGGGGCTCggctggggctcagctggggctggcGAGACCGGGTCGGGGTCCCGCATCACCGAGACCCGGATTGCGGCGAGCGGGCCCCGGGTTGTTTGCGCAGCCGGTCCGTGTGCCGCCGAGCAGCCCGCCCAGCGCCGGCCCCGCACGGACGCGGTGGGGCCCCCGGGCCGCCCTCGCGGCCCAGGCCGCTCCCAGCGGTTCGTGCTCCGGCCCCGCAGCGCGCTCTGCCTCGCTCTGTGTGTTCAGGGTGCCTGGCACTGTGCTTGGCCTCGCGGctgctcccctctcccagcccctaGCGGGGCAATCCCGTGGCTCCTGCCGGCCTCACGCCCATGTCCCGGGCGCTCCCGGGCGGTCCGGTTTGGCAATAGATCCATATAGGGGTGAGCATGAACCAGCGCCGTCCGTGCCCAGCGGGAGCGACCCCGGGCAGAGCTCACCTCTGCATTGTCCCCCTCCGCCCACCGCTCCTGACAGACCTCTCGgcctttcttctgtttgtttcttaatttctaGAGATTCTCTAGGGCTGTGTGAAAGAACCGCTGTTTGCTGTGCTGTATGA